The following proteins are encoded in a genomic region of Candidatus Diapherotrites archaeon:
- the pheA gene encoding prephenate dehydratase, with translation MAIDAIRKKIDSLDEKLLELLNGRAALVREIAGEKKKSGVPVYIQSREQEILDRLTGKNRGPFPSDSLKGVYAEIFSASRKLETPLRVAFLGPETTFSHIAAIKHFGSSTEYMAADSIRDVFREVENESANFGVVPVENSTEGTVNHTLDVMLHSDLQIVSEIYLDIHHNLLSKHPLGEIKKVYSIPQALAQCREWLNKNLPGAELIETSSTAKAAETVGVYLNSAAIASRLAAEKFGLKVVAENIEDYSQNVTRFLVIGKTGAQKAKKNKTSIVFSVPHKAGALFSALEPIAKNKVNMTKIESRPTRQKQWDYVFFIDIEGHVSDAKTRKTIGELEKRTMFLKILGSYPSE, from the coding sequence ATGGCAATTGACGCAATCCGCAAAAAAATCGATTCGCTTGACGAAAAGCTGCTAGAATTGCTGAACGGGCGCGCAGCCCTAGTGAGGGAAATCGCGGGCGAAAAGAAAAAAAGCGGAGTCCCGGTTTACATCCAGAGCAGGGAACAGGAAATCCTTGACAGGTTGACTGGAAAGAACAGGGGGCCATTTCCATCGGATTCCCTGAAAGGCGTTTACGCGGAAATCTTCTCTGCTTCGAGAAAGCTTGAAACTCCATTGAGGGTCGCGTTTTTGGGGCCGGAAACCACGTTCTCGCACATTGCCGCGATCAAGCACTTCGGCTCTTCCACTGAATACATGGCCGCGGACTCCATCAGGGATGTGTTCAGGGAAGTCGAGAATGAAAGCGCGAATTTCGGCGTCGTGCCGGTGGAGAATTCGACGGAAGGAACTGTCAACCACACCCTTGACGTGATGCTGCATTCTGACCTGCAGATTGTCTCCGAAATTTACCTGGACATCCACCACAACCTGCTTTCAAAGCATCCGTTGGGGGAAATAAAAAAGGTTTACTCGATTCCGCAGGCTCTCGCGCAGTGCAGGGAATGGCTGAACAAGAACCTTCCGGGGGCCGAACTGATTGAAACATCTTCCACGGCGAAGGCGGCTGAGACAGTGGGCGTTTACCTTAACTCTGCGGCCATAGCTTCCAGGCTTGCCGCCGAAAAATTCGGCCTCAAGGTTGTCGCGGAAAACATAGAGGATTATTCGCAGAACGTTACGCGCTTCCTTGTGATCGGCAAGACCGGGGCGCAGAAGGCGAAGAAGAACAAGACTTCGATAGTGTTTTCGGTTCCGCACAAGGCGGGGGCATTGTTTTCCGCGCTTGAGCCGATTGCGAAAAACAAGGTTAACATGACCAAGATTGAAAGCAGGCCGACCAGGCAGAAGCAGTGGGATTACGTGTTCTTCATTGACATTGAAGGCCATGTTTCCGACGCGAAAACCAGGAAAACCATCGGCGAGCTGGAAAAGCGCACGATGTTCCTCAAGATTCTGGGCAGCTATCCCTCAGAATAA
- the fsa gene encoding fructose-6-phosphate aldolase, with amino-acid sequence MKVFLDTANVDEIREAVSWGVVDGVTTNPTLILKSGRDFEQVIKEICEIVDGPVSAECVEEKAEAMIAEARHLKKLHKNVIIKIPMTTEGLKAIKVLSREGIVINTTLVFSANQALLAAKAGASYVSPFIGRLDDISEDGMLLIRDIVRVFRNYDFKCKVLAASIRHPVHVLECAKAGADVATLPFEVLKKMARHSLTDAGIKRFLEDWEKAKAFGNPSRITDSAGFAKPNVLQKSLQNEPSAKHAKK; translated from the coding sequence ATGAAGGTTTTCCTTGACACCGCGAACGTCGACGAAATCCGCGAGGCGGTTTCGTGGGGCGTGGTTGACGGCGTTACGACGAACCCGACGCTGATATTGAAGTCGGGCAGGGATTTCGAGCAGGTCATAAAGGAGATCTGCGAAATCGTCGACGGGCCGGTGAGCGCGGAATGCGTCGAGGAGAAGGCCGAGGCAATGATTGCAGAGGCGCGCCATCTAAAAAAACTGCACAAAAACGTCATAATCAAAATTCCGATGACAACCGAAGGCCTGAAAGCGATAAAGGTGCTGTCCAGGGAAGGCATTGTCATCAACACGACGCTTGTTTTTTCGGCGAACCAGGCGCTTCTGGCGGCAAAGGCAGGGGCAAGCTATGTTAGCCCTTTCATTGGCAGGCTTGACGACATCAGCGAGGACGGCATGCTGCTCATCCGCGACATTGTCAGGGTTTTCAGGAATTACGATTTCAAATGCAAGGTTCTGGCGGCGTCTATAAGGCATCCCGTGCACGTGCTTGAATGCGCGAAAGCCGGGGCGGACGTGGCAACCCTGCCGTTCGAGGTTTTGAAGAAAATGGCCCGGCATTCCCTCACCGATGCCGGCATAAAGCGTTTCCTTGAGGACTGGGAAAAGGCAAAGGCTTTTGGGAACCCGAGCAGAATCACGGATTCTGCGGGTTTCGCAAAACCAAATGTTTTGCAAAAAAGCCTGCAAAACGAGCCTTCGGCAAAGCATGCAAAGAAATAA
- a CDS encoding transketolase, with the protein MQKLSIEQLKEKARQHRVNIVRMTSNANSGHPGGSLSATDLLTVLYCNYLNFSPQNAKSPDRDRFILSKGHASPIIYSVLADKGFFPKEQLMTFRLIGSKLQGHPSRLSTPGIEISTGSLAQGFSAALGMALAAKADGRKNKVVAMLGDGEIEEGQVWETAMVAGHHKLENFITILDRNGFQNDGAIKDEITLEPIKEKFEAFGWNVLQIDGHDLKRIAEAYEQAWQNKGKPAIIIAKTVKGKGVSFMENDGSFHGKAANPEQFEIAMKELGEK; encoded by the coding sequence ATGCAGAAGCTTTCAATCGAACAGCTGAAAGAGAAAGCGAGGCAGCACCGCGTCAACATAGTCAGAATGACTTCCAACGCGAATTCCGGCCATCCGGGCGGAAGCCTGAGCGCAACCGACCTGCTGACAGTGCTTTACTGCAATTATCTCAACTTTTCCCCCCAGAACGCAAAAAGCCCGGACAGGGACCGCTTCATTCTGAGCAAAGGCCACGCTTCGCCAATCATTTACTCCGTGCTTGCGGACAAGGGCTTTTTTCCAAAAGAACAGCTGATGACTTTCAGGCTCATTGGCTCGAAACTGCAGGGCCATCCTTCGAGGCTTTCGACGCCTGGAATTGAAATCAGCACCGGCAGCCTTGCACAAGGCTTTTCCGCCGCGCTTGGCATGGCCCTCGCCGCAAAGGCGGACGGAAGGAAAAACAAGGTCGTTGCAATGCTTGGCGACGGAGAAATCGAGGAAGGCCAGGTCTGGGAAACAGCCATGGTTGCAGGGCACCACAAACTTGAAAATTTTATCACGATCCTTGACAGGAACGGCTTCCAGAACGACGGCGCGATAAAAGACGAAATAACGCTTGAACCCATAAAAGAAAAATTCGAGGCTTTCGGCTGGAATGTATTGCAGATTGACGGCCATGATTTGAAGCGGATTGCCGAGGCATATGAACAGGCGTGGCAGAACAAGGGAAAGCCGGCAATCATTATTGCGAAAACGGTTAAAGGAAAAGGCGTTTCGTTCATGGAAAATGATGGAAGCTTCCACGGCAAAGCCGCAAATCCGGAGCAGTTCGAAATAGCAATGAAAGAACTGGGAGAAAAATAG
- a CDS encoding transketolase family protein, with translation MAGEKATRQAWADELIELGRSNRDIFVLDADLSASTYGRNFGKAYPDRYFNLGVCEQNMVSIAAGMALDGKIACAASFSCFLIRAMDQIRVSLCYSDTNVKLMGSHSGLLTGEDGATAQCLEDIAMFRALPNMKIAYPADYNEARAAIREMVCVKGPVYLRTARQALPYVFPENHVFKFGKGNVVADGKDVSIIAAGPILSEAVNAAGELKKDGISARVIGMASIKPIDESLIEKAAKETGAIVSCEDHSIYGGLGGAIAEVLAAKMPAPLERIGTRDTFGESGKPLQLWEKYGLTAPSIAKAAKAAIKRK, from the coding sequence ATGGCGGGGGAAAAAGCTACAAGGCAGGCTTGGGCTGACGAGCTGATCGAGCTCGGCAGATCAAATCGGGACATTTTCGTTCTTGATGCCGACCTTTCAGCCTCGACTTACGGCAGGAATTTCGGAAAAGCCTATCCTGACAGGTATTTCAATCTCGGCGTGTGCGAACAGAACATGGTTTCGATTGCCGCGGGCATGGCGCTTGACGGAAAGATTGCCTGCGCGGCATCGTTCAGCTGTTTTCTCATAAGGGCAATGGACCAGATAAGAGTCAGCCTTTGCTATTCCGACACAAACGTCAAGCTAATGGGCTCGCACTCCGGCCTGCTGACAGGCGAGGACGGGGCAACGGCGCAATGCCTTGAAGACATTGCAATGTTCCGCGCGCTTCCAAACATGAAAATCGCTTATCCGGCCGACTACAACGAGGCGCGCGCGGCAATCCGCGAAATGGTTTGCGTGAAAGGGCCGGTTTATTTGCGCACTGCAAGGCAGGCCCTGCCGTACGTTTTCCCAGAAAACCACGTTTTCAAATTCGGCAAAGGAAACGTCGTTGCGGACGGAAAAGACGTTTCAATAATCGCTGCCGGGCCGATTCTAAGCGAAGCTGTCAACGCGGCAGGGGAACTGAAAAAAGACGGCATCTCGGCACGCGTTATCGGCATGGCTTCAATCAAACCCATTGACGAATCGCTTATTGAAAAAGCCGCAAAAGAGACGGGTGCAATTGTTTCCTGCGAAGACCATTCCATTTACGGCGGCCTCGGGGGCGCGATAGCCGAAGTCCTGGCGGCAAAAATGCCTGCACCGCTTGAACGAATCGGCACGCGCGACACTTTCGGGGAATCCGGCAAGCCGTTGCAGTTGTGGGAAAAGTATGGTTTGACCGCGCCAAGCATTGCGAAGGCGGCGAAGGCCGCAATCAAAAGAAAATAA